The Persephonella sp. genome includes the window AACAACAGCATCAGGGGCTTTCCAGCCAAGCTGCTCAGCAACCTCAAATGCAAGGGTTTTTGAACCTTCAGAGTAAAATGGTCTTACATTTATGTTAACAAATGCCCATCCAAACTCGTTTGCAACCTCTGAGGAAAGCCTGTTTACATCATCATAATTTCCTTCTACAGCAACAACTGTTGGATTAAATACAAGAGAACCTATAATCTTGTTTGTTTCAAGGTTTGCAGGTATAAAAACATAACAGTTCATACCTGAAGCTGCAGCATTTGCAGCCACAGAGTTTGCAAGATTTCCGGTTGATGCACATGCAGCCGTATCGAAACCAAATTCCTTTGCCTTTGATAACGCAACAGCAACAACCCTGTCCTTAAAGGATAAAGTTGGATGATTAACAGAATCATCTTTTATATAAAGATTGTTAAGCCCTAATTTTCTTCCTAATTTTTCAGCTTTTATAAGAGGTGTAAAGCCAGCAGACAAACCTACAGATGGGTTGTCAACAGGAAGAAGATCAACATATCTCCACAGACTTTTTGGTCCATTTTCTATTTTTTCATGGGATACTACCTTTTTTATCTCATCATAGTTATACTCTATCTCAAGGGGTCCAAAACAGTATTCACAGACATGTATAGGCTCAACAGGGTATTCTTTACCGCATTCTTTACATTTTAATGACTTGATTTTTGCCAATTTATAGACCTCCGATTGAATGTAGAAGTAATAATTATAATATAAAATGGTTTTCTTTTTAAAAATAATGACAATAATCAATATCTTTATCTTGACTTTTGAAAACAAATTTGGCAGAAGTTCACAGGTGTGGAAAATGATGATAAAATGAATAAAATTCATATCTTTAAAACCCCTAAAAATAAGGAGGTCAAAAAAATAGATGTTTAATGAATTAACTATAGAAGAGGCTCTAACATTTGACGATGTTCTGCTTCTTCCAAGAAAATCTGATGTTTTGCCCCATGAGGCTGATGTTAGTTCTTATCTTACCCCGAACATAAAACTTAATATTCCGATAGTTTCTGCTGCAATGGATACTGTCACAGAGCACAGGCTTGCGATAGCCCTTGCCAGAGAAGGGGGGATCGGGATAATCCACAGGAATATGTCAATTGAAGATCAGATGAAAGAAGTTGAAAGAGTTAAGAAAGCGGAAAGTGGAATGATAGTTGAACCGGTCACAATAAGACCTGATCAGACAGTTAAAGAAGCACTTGAAATTATGTCAAGCTATAAAATATCCGGAGTTCCTGTTGTTGATAGAGAAGGAAAACTGATAGGAATACTTACAAACAGAGATCTTAGATTTCTTCACAAAAGAGATTATAACAAACCTGTTGAGCAGTTTATGACAAAGGCTCCACTCGTAACAGCAAAAGAGGGTATCTCTCTTGAGGAAGCCATGGACATTCTCCAGAAACACAAAGTTGAAAAACTTCCAGTTGTTGATGAGGAAGGATATCTTAAGGGTCTGATAACCATAAAGGATATCGTTAAGAAAAGGCAGTATCCTAATGCATGTAAAGATGAACTTGGCAGACTTAGAGTTGGAGCTGCTGTTGGAACAGGACCTGACACGATGGACAGGGTTTCTGCACTTGTTGAAGCAGGTGTAGATGTTATCGTTGTGGATACAGCTCACGGTCATTCTGTAAGGGTTCTTGAAACTGTTGAAAAGATAAGAGGTGAGTTCCCTGAACTAAATATAGTTGGCGGTAATATAGCTACAGGAGAAGCTGCAGAGGATCTTATAAGGGCAGGCGTAGATGCTGTTAAAGTAGGAGTTGGTCCCGGGTCTATATGCACTACAAGAGTTGTGGCAGGGATAGGAGTTCCACAGATAACAGCTGTTGCAAAATGTGCAGAGATTGCCCACAAACACGGCAAGACTGTTATTGCAGATGGAGGTATAAGATATTCAGGGGATATAGTAAAGGCTATAGCGGCAGGAGCTGATACCGTTATGCTTGGTTCTCTGTTTGCAGGGACTGAAGAATCACCTGGAGAAAGAATATTCTATCAGGGAAGAGCCTACAAGGTTTATAGAGGAATGGGTTCTCTCGGGGCAATGAAAGCAAGATTTTCATCAGACAGATACTCACAGGAAAATGTTGAAAAGTTTGTTCCTGAAGGAATAGAAGGAAGAATACCCTTTAAAGGTCCACTATCGGACATCGTTTACCAGCTTGTTGGTGGGCTTAGATCAGGTATGGGCTACACAGGAAGCAGAACAATTAAAGATCTGCAGGAAAACGGGAAATTTATCAAAATAACAAACGCAGGTCTTAGGGAAAGCCACGCCCACGATGTTTATATCACGCAGGAAGCACCAAACTACTGGATTGATTAGAGGTTTAAAAAAATGGATGCACCTATCACTGCCGTTATATCGGCAATAGCCTTTGGTGTGGTATCTATTATTATAATTGTTTACTTGGTGAGAGAGATGTACAGGTATTATTCAAAGAAAGAGGATAACAACAAAGAATAGAGGTTTTTATAATGGAAAAAAGGATTTCATCGTTTGATATGCTCCTTACACAGGAGATTACAAATCTTGAGAGGTTTGTGGTAAAAAGCCCCCTTGGAACAAATGAATTTTGGAGTGAGTGGCAGGCAAAAACAGGAGAGATAGTTGTAACTAAAGCTGCCATAAAAAGAGCGTTAAAAATACATAAAGGTCAGCTTTCTGAAGAACAGATAAACAAACTTTCATCAATGCTTGAAGCTTTCAAAGAGATAGCAAGCTATCTTGAACTTTTAAGGCAGACAGCCTTAAAGGTTAGGGGTATTGATGCTTCTGAGTGGGACATACTTGGTGGTATAGAAGGAGAAAGTGAAGGGGAAGATGACTTACCATTTTAGGAGGTTGGGATGTTCAACGGATACATGACTCTTGAAGATGTTGATGTCACAGGAAAAAGGGTATTTGTCAGAGTTGATTACAATGTTCCCCTTGATGAGCATGGGAATATAGTTGATGATGTAAGGATAAGGGAAACGATACCAACAATAAACTACCTTATAGACAGAAATGCAAAGGTAATCCTTGCCTCCCACCTTGGAAGACCAAAAGGGGAAAGAAATCCAAAATTTTCCCTTTATCCTGTTGCAAAAAGACTTGAAAGACTGCTTGAAAAGGAAGTCAAGTTCCTTCCAGACTGTATTGGGAAAGATGTTGAAGAAACGGTTAAATCAATGAAAGAAGGTGAGGTTGTTCTCCTTGAGAACCTTAGATTTCATAAAGGTGAGGAGGAGAATGATCCTGAATTTGCAAAAGCTCTTGCATCACTCGCTGATGTCTATGTGGTTGATGCTTTTGGAACATGCCACAGAAAACATGCATCAATGTACGGTATAAAGGATTACATACAGCCAGTTGTTATGGGTTTTCTACTTGAGAGAGAACTAAAGTATTTTGAGAAAGCACTGGTTAACCCCCAGAGACCTGTTGTTGCTTTCATAGGAGGTTCAAAAGTTTCTTCAAAGCTTGGGGTTATTACCCATCTTCTTGAAAAGGTTGACAAGATCTTTATAGGCGGAGCTATGGCATTTACTTTTCTGAAAGCACAGGGTTATGATGTTGGAAGTTCTCTTGTTGAAGAAGATATGTTCAGTGAGGCAAATTCTGTAATAGAGAAGGCAAAAAATTTGGGCGTAAAATTTTACCTGCCTGTTGATTTTATCTGCGGGCAGGCTGTTTCTGAACAGACACCTGTTATTGAGGTTGCATGGCAGGAAATACCTAAAGGGTGGCTTGGTCTTGATATAGGACACGCTTCTGTAACATTAATAAAAGAGATACTTAAAGATGCCCAGACGATAATTTGGAATGGACCTATGGGGGTTTTTGAGATAGATAAATTCAAATACGGAACATTTTCCCTTGCCCATGCGATAGCTGAATCTCCCGCGTTATCTATAGCAGGAGGAGGAGATACAGATTATGCTATTCATAAAGCAGGAGTTGTTGATGATATAAGTTACATTTCAACAGGAGGAGGAGCATTCCTGAAACTTCTCGAAGGAAAACAACTTCCATGCCTTGAAGCTATAACAAAAAAGGAATAAGGAGAGTTTGTTGGATATACAGGAATTTATTCAGACTGCAAAGGAGGCAGCGGTATTAGGTGGATACATACTGAAAGAAAACTTTAAAACTGTGAAAAGAGAAGATGTTGAGTATAAAGCAAAGAAGGATTTTGTAACATTTGTTGATAAACTTTCAGAAGACAGGATAAAGGATTTTATACTTTCAAAGTATCCTGACCATGGTTTTCTGGGAGAGGAAGAAGGGATATCAGGCAAAGAGGAGAGCGAGTATTTATGGATTGTTGATCCTTTAGACGGGACAAAAAACTACATTAACGGTTTTGAGATTTTTGCCGTTTCCGTTGCTCTCCAAAAAGATCAGGAGATAATAGCAGGAGCCGTTTATATCCCTATGTTAGATAAACTTTACTGGGCTGGGAAAGGAGAAGGAGCATATCTAAACGGCAACAGCATAAAAGTCTCAAACAGACCGGTTGATATGGCTATTATAACAACAGGATTTCCGTTCAGGTACGAGGAAGAAATAGATTCTTATCTTAAGGCTTTTAAAGAAGCTATGATAACATTTTCCGCTGTGAGAAGACCGGGTGCAGCAGCTGTAGATCTTGTGATGACAGCTGAAGGAATTTTTGACGGCTTTTTTGAGATGAAACTGTCAAAGTGGGATATTGCAGCAGGATTTTTGATAGTTGAAGAGGCAGGTGGAGTATGCACGAACTTTGAAGGACAGAAAAATCTTGATGGAAATGTTGTTGCAGGGGGAGAAAAAATACACAAAATACTCCTTGATATAGTCCAGAGGACGCTTCTATGATGGATTACACAGATAGATTAGAAAAACTTAGACAGGAAATAGATAAGATAGATGAGGAGATCCTCCGTCTTTTAAACGAGAGAGCAAAACTTGCCAGAGAAGTGGGAGAGGTAAAAAAAAGGTATAACCTTCCTATTTATGTTCCAAGTAGAGAACAGAAGATATTTGAAAGATTAGAAAACCTAAATAAAAAGTTAGGTGAGGTATTCCCAACAGATTTTATAAAGCCTGTTTTTAGAGAGATAATATCTGCCTGCAGATCCACAGAGGAAAGTCTGAAGATAGCCTATCTGGGTCCACGGGCTACATTTACCCATCAGGCGGCTATTGAGCATTTTGGACAGGCTGTTGAACACATACCGGTCCAGACGATAAAAGATGTTTTTGAGGAGATACTGAAAGAAAAAGCCGATTACGGCGTCGTCCCTGTGGAAAACACAATAGAAGGGATTGTAAATTACACACTTGATTTACTTGTTGATTATCCACTTAAGATAACAGGGGAAGTGATACTGGAGATATCCCTTCACCTTATGGGAATAAATCCAAACAAAAATGAGATCGTCAGAATATATTCCCACAGACACGCCCTTGCTGAGTGTAGAGAATGGCTTACAAAAAATATGCCTGATGCCCAGCTTATAGAGGTTGAATCAACAGCAAAAGCTGCAGAAATGGCTAAAGATGATTACGAATCTGCAGCAGTGGCAAGCGAAGCTGCTGCTGATATTTATGGACTGCACATACTTGAAAGAAAGATAGACAGACATACCCATAACTACACCAGATTTCTGGTTATAGGAAGAACGATACCTCCTCCAAGCGGAAATGATAAAACAACATTCGTTTTTTCTCTAAAAAATGAGGTAGGGGCATTGTATAAAACCCTTGAACCCCTTTACAAACACGGCATTAACATGACAAAGATAGAATCAAGACCCTCCAAAAAAGAGGCATGGGATTACATATTTTTTACAGATATAGAGGGGCACATATCAGAAAAAAAGGTGAAAGATGCCCTTGAACAGCTGAAAGAAAAGTCACCATTTTTCAAGATATTAGGTTCTTACCCTAAAGCTCACTGAACTTAAGCTTTCTGTAAAATACAAGTCCCAACAGAACATATACAACATCAACAGCAAATATTCCGTAATAAGGTATTACATTGCTCTGTGCCATTGTAGAAAGAAAAGCTGTTGAATACCAGTAACCCAGAAGTAAAAAAGCTATAATAACGATGGTGGACTTTTTTCTACTCCATATAAATGGATAGAATGAAAAACTGAGTATTAGCGGGGCGATAACTGTTGAAAGTTTTGAATACATTTTACTCCAGTAGTAAGCTGAAGGATATCCAAATTTTTCAGCAATTTTTGCTGATCTGTAAAGCTGTCTTATTGAAACAGGTTTTTTGACCTTAATCAGCTTTTTTAAGTTTTCAACATCCATTTTTTCAGGAAAAACAAAACTGCTGAACTTTTTAAGGTTTATATTAGATAAGCTGTTTATTGTAATGATTTTACCATTCTTGATGTGTATTTCCTTATCTATTTTGAAACTTTTTCCTTCTATTCTGATTACCGGATTAAAATTTCTGTCGTATCTGAGTATAGTAAGTCCTTTTCCTTCTTTTTTTCTCAAGTCAAAAAATGAAAAATAAAGAAATGTCCTTTTATCAATTGTTACCCAGGAACTATAGGCTATAAGAGGCTCTGATTTTGTTTTTTTCTTTATTATACGGTATATCTCCTCTGCATTTTTCTTTGCCTGAGGCATTATAAACTCATGGTTTAAAATCTGAATGCCCGAGACAAATGCTGGAAAGATAAAAAGGGAAAACCCGATTTTTTTTAAGGATAAACCATTCAGAAGTATCGGGTATATCTCCCGTGAATTAATAAGGTCTTTTGCAAGGAGGAAAAATGCGATAACCATTGACACAGGAAGAATGTAGTATATTTTTTCTGGGGTCTGATAGATTGTATATAGAAGTATAGCCGTGAAGTCAAGATTTTTTGCTTTTCTGAGCAGTTCTATAAGCTCTGCGAGCACTGCAACAAATGAAAATGAAGGAACCAGTATAAGCAGGTAAACGGTAAGTTTTTTGTAGAGGTATCTGTAAAGTATTTTCATTTAATTCCTTATCATGTGGTATTTAACAGATAAATATGATATATTATTTAAGTTTTTGCTATTAGTCAAATAAACACGCTTCCCGCTGCAAAAGGGTTGCCCTTTGTGGTTATTGGGAGGCGGAAGAATAAACCCTTAGGAGGTAGTATTATGCCGTTTGAGATCACAATGAGAGAACTCCTTGAAGCAGGAGTGCACTTTGGTCATCAGACCAGAAGATGGAATCCCAAGATGGCTCCTTACATCTTTACAAAGAGAAACGGGATTCACATTATTGACCTTGCCAAAACAATTCCGCTGTTTAAAACAGCATGGGAATTTGTGAGAGATGAGGTTGCTAACGGTTCAACAGTTTTGTTTGTTGGAACAAAAAAACAGGCAAAAGACATAATAAAAGAGCAGGCTGAAAGATGTGGTGCTTACTACATTAATGAAAGATGGCCGGGAGGTCTCCTAACAAACTTCTTCACAGTAAGGAAGTCTATTGACAAACTGAGAAAACTTGAAAGAATGGAAGCTGAAGGAGCGTTTGAGATACTTCCTAAAAAAGAGGTTGTAAAACTCAAAAAGAAAAAGGAAAAACTTGAAAAAATATTAGGCGGGATCAAAGATATGGAAAGGATCCCTGACATTCTTTATGTTGTTGATACTGTCAGGGAAGAGCTTGCTGTGAAAGAGGCTAAAAAGTTAGGCATTCCTGTCGTTGCCATTGCTGATACAAACTGTGATCCTGATGTTATTGATTATCCTATACCTGGAAATGATGATGCTATAAAGGCTATAAACCTTATAACAACAAAAATAGCAGATGCTGTCCTTGAAGGAAAATCACTTCAGGAGTCTGTAGGGGCACAGGTTGAGACAGAAAGCGTCGAGGCAGAACTTATGAAGAAAGCACAGGAAGAAGGTGTAGCAGAGGTTGGTATTGTTGAGTCAGGAGTTCACGGGGCAAACTCCCCTGAAAAAGAAGAAGCATTAGAAGAAGCTGTAGACAAAGAAATAAAAGAAGAACTTCCTGAAGAAATTGAAGAAGCAAAGGAGGAGTTAAAATAATGGCGGTAGATGCAAAACTTGTTAAAACACTCAGAGAGATGACAGGTGCAGGTATATTAGAATGTAAAAAAGCCCTTGAAGAAACAAATGGAAATCTTGAGGAAGCTGTTGAGCTTCTAAGAAAAAGGGGAATAGCTAAAGCGGCAAAAAAAGCAGGAAGAGAGACAAAAGAAGGTATTATCCATGCCTACATTCACGCAGGTGGAAGAGTGGGCGTTCTTCTTGAGCTAAACTGTGAAACAGACTTTGTTGCAAAGAATGAAGTTTTTAAAGAGCTTGCAAATGAGATTGCACTGCAGATAGCTGCGATGAGACCCCAGTATGTTAGCAGAGATACAGTTCCTAAAGAAGTTATAGAAAAGGAAGGGGAGATAGCAAGGGAAGCAGCTATAGCTGAAGGTAAACCTGAACATATAGCAGAAAAGATAGCAGAAGGTAAGGTTGAGAAATTCCTCAAAGAGGTATGTCTTCTTG containing:
- a CDS encoding inositol monophosphatase family protein encodes the protein MDIQEFIQTAKEAAVLGGYILKENFKTVKREDVEYKAKKDFVTFVDKLSEDRIKDFILSKYPDHGFLGEEEGISGKEESEYLWIVDPLDGTKNYINGFEIFAVSVALQKDQEIIAGAVYIPMLDKLYWAGKGEGAYLNGNSIKVSNRPVDMAIITTGFPFRYEEEIDSYLKAFKEAMITFSAVRRPGAAAVDLVMTAEGIFDGFFEMKLSKWDIAAGFLIVEEAGGVCTNFEGQKNLDGNVVAGGEKIHKILLDIVQRTLL
- the guaB gene encoding IMP dehydrogenase, whose translation is MFNELTIEEALTFDDVLLLPRKSDVLPHEADVSSYLTPNIKLNIPIVSAAMDTVTEHRLAIALAREGGIGIIHRNMSIEDQMKEVERVKKAESGMIVEPVTIRPDQTVKEALEIMSSYKISGVPVVDREGKLIGILTNRDLRFLHKRDYNKPVEQFMTKAPLVTAKEGISLEEAMDILQKHKVEKLPVVDEEGYLKGLITIKDIVKKRQYPNACKDELGRLRVGAAVGTGPDTMDRVSALVEAGVDVIVVDTAHGHSVRVLETVEKIRGEFPELNIVGGNIATGEAAEDLIRAGVDAVKVGVGPGSICTTRVVAGIGVPQITAVAKCAEIAHKHGKTVIADGGIRYSGDIVKAIAAGADTVMLGSLFAGTEESPGERIFYQGRAYKVYRGMGSLGAMKARFSSDRYSQENVEKFVPEGIEGRIPFKGPLSDIVYQLVGGLRSGMGYTGSRTIKDLQENGKFIKITNAGLRESHAHDVYITQEAPNYWID
- the pheA gene encoding prephenate dehydratase, which translates into the protein MDYTDRLEKLRQEIDKIDEEILRLLNERAKLAREVGEVKKRYNLPIYVPSREQKIFERLENLNKKLGEVFPTDFIKPVFREIISACRSTEESLKIAYLGPRATFTHQAAIEHFGQAVEHIPVQTIKDVFEEILKEKADYGVVPVENTIEGIVNYTLDLLVDYPLKITGEVILEISLHLMGINPNKNEIVRIYSHRHALAECREWLTKNMPDAQLIEVESTAKAAEMAKDDYESAAVASEAAADIYGLHILERKIDRHTHNYTRFLVIGRTIPPPSGNDKTTFVFSLKNEVGALYKTLEPLYKHGINMTKIESRPSKKEAWDYIFFTDIEGHISEKKVKDALEQLKEKSPFFKILGSYPKAH
- a CDS encoding LptF/LptG family permease, whose amino-acid sequence is MKILYRYLYKKLTVYLLILVPSFSFVAVLAELIELLRKAKNLDFTAILLYTIYQTPEKIYYILPVSMVIAFFLLAKDLINSREIYPILLNGLSLKKIGFSLFIFPAFVSGIQILNHEFIMPQAKKNAEEIYRIIKKKTKSEPLIAYSSWVTIDKRTFLYFSFFDLRKKEGKGLTILRYDRNFNPVIRIEGKSFKIDKEIHIKNGKIITINSLSNINLKKFSSFVFPEKMDVENLKKLIKVKKPVSIRQLYRSAKIAEKFGYPSAYYWSKMYSKLSTVIAPLILSFSFYPFIWSRKKSTIVIIAFLLLGYWYSTAFLSTMAQSNVIPYYGIFAVDVVYVLLGLVFYRKLKFSEL
- the tsf gene encoding translation elongation factor Ts; translation: MAVDAKLVKTLREMTGAGILECKKALEETNGNLEEAVELLRKRGIAKAAKKAGRETKEGIIHAYIHAGGRVGVLLELNCETDFVAKNEVFKELANEIALQIAAMRPQYVSRDTVPKEVIEKEGEIAREAAIAEGKPEHIAEKIAEGKVEKFLKEVCLLEQPYIKDDKKTVEDLIKEYIAKLGENIQVRRFTRYEIGE
- the rpsB gene encoding 30S ribosomal protein S2, whose translation is MPFEITMRELLEAGVHFGHQTRRWNPKMAPYIFTKRNGIHIIDLAKTIPLFKTAWEFVRDEVANGSTVLFVGTKKQAKDIIKEQAERCGAYYINERWPGGLLTNFFTVRKSIDKLRKLERMEAEGAFEILPKKEVVKLKKKKEKLEKILGGIKDMERIPDILYVVDTVREELAVKEAKKLGIPVVAIADTNCDPDVIDYPIPGNDDAIKAINLITTKIADAVLEGKSLQESVGAQVETESVEAELMKKAQEEGVAEVGIVESGVHGANSPEKEEALEEAVDKEIKEELPEEIEEAKEELK
- a CDS encoding phosphoglycerate kinase, whose amino-acid sequence is MFNGYMTLEDVDVTGKRVFVRVDYNVPLDEHGNIVDDVRIRETIPTINYLIDRNAKVILASHLGRPKGERNPKFSLYPVAKRLERLLEKEVKFLPDCIGKDVEETVKSMKEGEVVLLENLRFHKGEEENDPEFAKALASLADVYVVDAFGTCHRKHASMYGIKDYIQPVVMGFLLERELKYFEKALVNPQRPVVAFIGGSKVSSKLGVITHLLEKVDKIFIGGAMAFTFLKAQGYDVGSSLVEEDMFSEANSVIEKAKNLGVKFYLPVDFICGQAVSEQTPVIEVAWQEIPKGWLGLDIGHASVTLIKEILKDAQTIIWNGPMGVFEIDKFKYGTFSLAHAIAESPALSIAGGGDTDYAIHKAGVVDDISYISTGGGAFLKLLEGKQLPCLEAITKKE
- the thrC gene encoding threonine synthase yields the protein MAKIKSLKCKECGKEYPVEPIHVCEYCFGPLEIEYNYDEIKKVVSHEKIENGPKSLWRYVDLLPVDNPSVGLSAGFTPLIKAEKLGRKLGLNNLYIKDDSVNHPTLSFKDRVVAVALSKAKEFGFDTAACASTGNLANSVAANAAASGMNCYVFIPANLETNKIIGSLVFNPTVVAVEGNYDDVNRLSSEVANEFGWAFVNINVRPFYSEGSKTLAFEVAEQLGWKAPDAVVAPLASGSLYTKIWKGFNELKTVGLISDNPPRMYGAQASGCSPIYKAFKEGRDWIVPEKPNTIAKSIAIGNPADGPYAVKVGKESNGDMEIATDQEIIEGMKLLAETEGIFTETAGGTTIAVLKKFAEKGVFDPDEVVVAYITGNGYKTMEVLEGHLNKPIHIKPSLHEFKEKVIGIKVEK